In one Dama dama isolate Ldn47 chromosome 5, ASM3311817v1, whole genome shotgun sequence genomic region, the following are encoded:
- the MYCBPAP gene encoding MYCBP-associated protein, with the protein MCTFLHISEFQWYPWMAAVPRDSESPEVAGLQAAVGVWRGSGKRQGGAWGSYLPPHPSPTPASSPPFLPAWLRPARLASDVSALAGAASDVTVRVGGVVRVGTQGAGRRLACRFGTMKKVASKQSPPKLFEKKRAKVPEQPTPPIQEEPEPVSNVLQGDDILALAIKKEDLRKQHIPRLIETEDKRVITQRFIIRKPKPKDHRRKVSHLVAHPATPDAATKPLDCSGPGDIFHGSDQILPHHILGSLQDFKRIALARGNTQLAELIHTPPCLMTLISTKEEPKQEAPKEEKAHPPWVPPLQHNFLKNWQRNIALRKKQQETLSERLKKPVSELLMHTGETYRQIQEERELLDRMLSTRSDGKGCGLTSGFWSRLEYLGDEMTGLVMTKTKTQHGLVEPITQIKKPWSIQAEMGLPAQKDAWYRYTWDRSLFLACRRKELQSIMAELNFSQQDIDGLEVVGKGRPFSTVTVEDYSVFERSSESSSEDTVHLDLLASYPDVVPMPVLGPSLLFCGKPACWIRGSNSEDKRHVGIAVRLTFETLEGEKTSSELTVINNGTVAIWYDWRRRSQWDSFQDLKRNRMQRFYFNNREGVILPGETKNFSFFFKSLNAGIFRECWEFGTHPTLLGGAVLQVNLHAVSLAQDIFREERKLLESKLASHEAVTIVENMLQELLTGILTPERTQSPVDASLTEEDLFHHRNPQLHYQHQVVQHLHSLWRQYMVLPLKAEEARPGEEHLGPRAQAAATLSAYSEETSMKIESSAHLKGPTLDPQLPRRESEALRDSQDHVGSQKTGLGVRHSQQKSIMEEILVEGSPDPESIRSPWELDGLPLPEWNLCLEDFRKAVTALPEENQREDALIRLNKAALELCQEPWPLQSDFLYQMCLQLWRDLIDSLVSHSLWLRALLGLPEKETIYLNMPEEQGGVPERRDDLPSYRKSPLVTEVKVTSGKLGKEERKGASQEKKQFGIRDKEDKRGARLPPGKEDRLNSKKHKTKDDKKPVKSLSRDMFSLEEPVPDSIIPSQEPIDPLVMEKYTHRLHTEVYGLLDALVTDLLALADELNPQKNVEEPLRLCT; encoded by the exons GGCAGCGGTGCCGAGAGACAGCGAGAGCCCGGAGGTAGCCGGGCTGCAGGCCGCGGTGGGCGTCTGGAGGGGCAGCGGGAAACGGCAGGGAGGGGCGTGGGGCAGTTACTTACCTCCCCATCCGTCTCCTACCcccgcctcctccccacccttcctCCCGGCCTGGCTCCGCCCCGCCCGTCTGGCTAGTGACGTCTCGGCGCTCGCCGGCGCCGCCAGTGACGTCACGGTCCGGGTCGGGGGCGTTGTCCGGGTGGGCACTCAAGGAGCTGGCCGGCGGCTGGCGTGTAGGTTTGGTACCATGAAAAAGGTGGCTTCGAAGCAGTCTCCGCCAAAGTTGTTCG AAAAGAAGCGGGCAAAGGTACCTGAACAGCCCACACCCCCAATTCAGGAAGAACCTGAACCTGTTAGCAATGTGCTACAAGGAGATGACATTCTTGCCTTAGCCATTAAGAAGGAAGACTTGAGGAAG caACATATTCCTCGCCTTATTGAAACAGAAGATAAACGTGTGATTACCCAGAGATTTATCATCCGTAAACCCAAACCCAAGGATCACAGGAGGAAGGTCTCACATTTAGTAGCACATCCTGCTACTCCAGATGCAGCCACAAAGCCCCTGGACTGCTCTG GACCGGGTGACATCTTCCATGGCAGTGACCAGATCCTGCCCCACCACATCCTGGGGAGTCTCCAGGACTTTAAGAGAATTGCACTTGCTCGAGGGAACACTCAG CTGGCTGAGCTGATACACACCCCACCCTGTCTGATGACCCTCATCTCAACTAAAGAAGAGCCAAAGCAGGAAGCCCCAAAAGAAGAGAAGGCACATCCTCCCTGGGTCCCACCTCTGCAGCACAACTTTCTGAAAAACTGGCAGCGCAACATAGCCCTTCggaagaagcagcaggaaactcTCAGTG AACGGCTGAAGAAGCCAGTCAGCGAGCTGCTGATGCACACAGGAGAGACCTACAGACAGATCCAGGAGGAACGGGAGCTCCTGGACCGAATGCTGTCAACACGGTCTGATGGGAAG GGCTGTGGATTGACCAGTGGGTTCTGGAGTCGACTGGAATACTTGGGAGATGAAATGACGGGTCTGGTAATGACAAAGACAAAAACTCAGCATGGCCTCGTGGAGCCAATCACTCAGATCAAGAAGCCTTGGTCCATCCAGGCAGAGATGG GGTTGCCAGCCCAGAAGGACGCATGGTACCGCTACACCTGGGATCGGAGTCTGTTTCTGGCCTGCCGACGCAAGGAGCTGCAGAGCATCATGGCAGAGCTGAATTTTAGCCAGCAG gaTATTGATGGCCTGGAGGTGGTGGGCAAAGGGCGGCCTTTCTCCACTGTTACGGTGGAAGACTATTCAGTGTTTGAAAGGAGCTCGGAAAGCTCCTCTGAAGACACAGTGCACTT AGACTTATTGGCCAGTTACCCTGATGTGGTTCCTATGCCTGTTCTTGGCCCTTCTCTGCTGTTCTGTGGGAAGCCAGCCTGCTGGATCCGAGGCAGTAATTCAGAGGACAAG aggCATGTTGGAATTGCTGTCCGCTTGACCTTTGAAACTCTAGAAGGGGAGAAAACATCTTCAGAACTGACCGTGATCAATAACGGCACGGTGGCCATTTGGTACGACTGGCGGCGGCGGTCACAGTGGGACTCTTTCCAAGACCTGAAGAGGAATAGGATGCAGAGGTTTTACTTCAACAATCGGGAAG GTGTAATTCTGCCTGGAGAAACTAAGAACTTTAGTTTTTTCTTCAAATCTTTGAATGCTGGGATCTTCAGAGAGTGTTGGGAGTTTGGAACCCACCCTACCCTATTAGGAGGTGCTGTCCTGCAGGTCAACCTCCATGCAGTCTCCTTGGCCCAGGACATTTTTCGGGAAGAGAGGAAGTTATTGGAG AGCAAGCTGGCCTCCCATGAAGCAGTCACCATCGTGGAAAACATGCTGCAGGAGCTTCTGACGGGGATCCTGACGCCCGAGCGCACACAGTCACCTGTGGATGCCTCTCTCACTGAGGAGGACTTGTTCCACCATAGGAATCCTCAG CTGCATTACCAGCACCAGGTGGTGCAACATCTGCACAGTCTGTGGCGCCAGTACATGGTCCTGCCCCTCAAGGCTGAGGAGGCCAGGCCCGGCGAGGAGCACCTCGGCCCCAGGGCCCAGGCTGCTGCGACCCTGTCAGCCTACTCGGAAGAGACCTCAATGAAGATCGAGTCTTCTGCACACCTTAAGGGCCCAACGTTAGACCCTCAACTGCCCCGGCGGGAGAGTGAGGCCCTCAGGGACTCCCAGGATCATGTTGGGTCCCAGAAGACCGGGCTAGGGGTCAGGCATTCTCAGCAGAAGAGCATCATGGAGGAGATCCTGGTGGAGGGGAGCCCGGATCCGGAGAGCATCAGGAGCCCCTGGGAACTGGATGGCCTTCCCCTGCCAGAGTGGAACCTCTGCCTGGAAGACTTCAGGAAG GCAGTGACGGCACTCCCTGAGGAAAACCAGAGAGAAGATGCCCTAATCAGGCTCAACAAAGCGGCCCTGGAACTGTGCCAGGAACCGTGGCCATTGCAGTCTGACTTCCTGTACCAGATGTG TTTGCAGCTGTGGCGAGATCTGATTGACAGCCTGGTAAGCCATTCCCTGTGGCTGAGGGCTCTGCTGGGCCTGCCTGAGAAGGAGACCATCTACCTGAACATGCCAGAAGAGCAAG GTGGAGTCCCAGAGAGGCGAGATGACTTGCCATCCT ATAGAAAGTCACCTCTTGTCACAGAAGTGAAGGTGACTTCCGGGAAATTGGGGAAGGAGGAACGGAAAGGGGCATCCCAGGAAAAGAAGCAGTTTGGAATCAGAGACAAAGAAGATAAAAGAGGAGCCAGGTTGCCACCTGGGAAAGAG GACCGTTTAAATAGCAAGAAGCACAAAACAAAGGATGACAAGAAACCAGTGAAATCTTTAAGCCGGGACATGTTTTCCTTGGAAGAGCCTGTCCCCGACAGCATCATCCCATCTCAGGAACCCATAGATCCCCTGGTCATGGAGAAATACACCCACAGGCTGCACACTGAG GTCTATGGGCTGCTGGATGCCCTGGTGACTGACCTGCTGGCCCTGGCTGATGAACTCAACCCCCAAAAGAATGTTGAGGAGCCTTTGCGTCTCTGCACCTGA